In Carassius carassius chromosome 5, fCarCar2.1, whole genome shotgun sequence, one genomic interval encodes:
- the casr gene encoding extracellular calcium-sensing receptor — protein sequence MPQYGTARYNFRGFRWLQSMIFAIEEINNSSTLLPNITLGYRIFDTCNTVSKGLEASLSFVAQNKIDSINLDEFCNCTGNIPSTIAVVGASGSAVSTAVADLLGLFYIPQISYASSSRLLSNKNQYKSFMRTIPTDEYQAIAMAAIIDHFQWNWVIAIASDDEYGRPGIEKFENEMFHRDICIDLNVLISQYIDEAEIRRLVDRIENSTAKVIAVFASGPDIEPLIKEMVRRNVTDRIWLASEAWASSSLVAKPEYLDVMGGTIGFALRDGHIPGFKEFLQQVHPMKSSHNEFVREFWEETFNCYLKDSPRNEDSENGSTSFRPLCTGEEDIASVETPYLDYTHLRISYNVYVAVYAIAQALQDILTCTPGKGLFANGSCADIRKVEAWQVLKQLRHLNFINSIREKVCFDNGSELSANYTIINWHRSPEDGSVVFKEVGYYSIHNKNGAKLSIDKTEILWNGHLTEVPFSNCSEECEPGTRKGIIDGKPTCCFECTECSDGEFSDHKDASVCSKCPSNSWSNGNHTSCFLKEIEFLSWTEPFGIALALFAVLGVLLTAFVLGVFVQFRDTPIVKASNRELSFILLFSLICCFSSSLIFIGEPQDWTCRVRQPAFGISFVLCISCILIKTNRVLLVFEAKIPTSLHRKWWGLNLQFLLVFLFTFVQVMICVVWLYNAPPGSYKNYDIDEIIFITCNEGSMMALGFLIGYTCLLAAVCFFFAFKSRKLPENFTEAKFITFSMLIFFIVWISFIPAYFSTYGKFVSAVEIIAILASSFSLLACIFFNKVYIILLKPSRNTIEEVRCSTAAHSFKAAAKATLRHSSASRKRSSSVGGSSASSPASSISMKTNGNETESSSTRRHSQKPRVSFGSGTVSLSLSFEEARKNSVK from the exons ATGCCTCAGTACGGCACGGCTCG ATATAATTTTCGTGGATTCCGCTGGCTGCAATCTATGATCTTTGCTATAGAGGAAATCAACAACAGCTCTACTCTTCTTCCAAACATCACACTTGGCTACCGTATATTTGACACATGTAACACTGTCTCGAAAGGCCTGGAGGCGTCGCTAAGCTTTGTTGCGCAGAATAAGATTGATTCAATCAACTTGGATGAATTCTGTAACTGCACAGGGAACATCCCATCAACCATTGCAGTGGTTGGGGCATCTGGATCTGCAGTCTCTACAGCAGTGGCTGACCTTCTGGGGCTCTTCTACATTCCTCAG atcaGCTATGCTTCATCCAGTCGACTTCTGAGCAACAAGAATCAGTACAAATCCTTCATGAGAACTATCCCCACAGATGAGTATCAGGCTATTGCTATGGCTGCCATCATTGACCACTTCCAGTGGAACTGGGTGATTGCTATTGCCTCTGATGATGAATATGGCCGTCCGGGtattgaaaagtttgaaaacgAAATGTTTCATAGGGACATCTGCATTGAtcttaatgttttaatttcacaatATATTGATGAAGCTGAGATTCGACGCCTAGTGGACCGCATTGAAAACTCAACTGCTAAAGTCATTGCCGTGTTTGCTAGTGGACCAGATATCGAGCCACTTATTAAAGAGATGGTGAGGCGAAATGTTACAGACCGTATCTGGTTGGCAAGTGAGGCATGGGCCAGCTCTAGCCTGGTTGCTAAGCCAGAGTACCTTGATGTCATGGGAGGAACTATTGGCTTTGCACTGAGAGATGGTCATATACCCGGTTTTAAAGAGTTCTTACAGCAAGTGCACCCAATGAAGTCCAGCCATAATGAGTTTGTGAGAGAATTTTGGGAGGAGACTTTTAACTGTTATCTAAAAGATAGTCCAAGAAATGAGGACAGTGAAAATGGCAGTACAAGTTTCAGACCACTGTGCACTGGTGAAGAAGATATTGCAAGTGTGGAGACGCCATACCTGGACTACACACACTTAAGGATTTCTTATAACGTGTATGTGGCTGTTTATGCCATAGCACAGGCACTTCAGGACATACTAACCTGCACACCTGGAAAAGGATTGTTTGCTAATGGTTCTTGTGCAGACATTAGGAAAGTTGAAGCTTGGCAG GTTCTGAAACAACTGAGACACCTTAACTTTATAAACAGCATACGGGAAAAGGTGTGCTTTGACAATGGCAGTGAGCTCTCAGCAAATTATACGATCATAAACTGGCATCGATCACCTGAGGATGGTTCTGTTGTATTTAAGGAGGTTGGTTATTACAGCATACATAACAAGAATGGGGCCAAACTTTCCATTGACAAGACTGAGATACTGTGGAACGGCCATTTAACTGAG GTACCATTTTCCAACTGTAGTGAGGAATGTGAACCTGGAACCAGAAAAGGGATTATTGATGGCAAGCCCACATGCTGCTTTGAGTGTACAGAGTGCTCGGATGGGGAGTTCAGTGACCATAAAG ATGCCAGTGTTTGCTCTAAATGCCCAAGTAACTCCTGGTCTAATGGCAATCACACATCCTGCTTTCTGAAGGAGATTGAGTTTCTGTCCTGGACTGAACCATTTGGgattgctttggccttatttgcAGTTCTTGGGGTTCTGTTAACAGCTTTTGTTTTAGGTGTTTTTGTGCAATTCCGTGATACCCCAATTGTGAAAGCATCGAACCGAGAGCTGtcatttattttgcttttctCACTCATCTGTTGTTTCTCTAGCTCTCTTATATTCATAGGTGAACCACAAGACTGGACGTGCCGTGTTCGGCAACCAGCTTTTGGAATCAGCTTTGTTTTATGCATCTCTTGCATTCTAATTAAAACCAATCGTGTCCTACTGGTATTTGAAGCCAAAATCCCCACCAGTCTCCACCGTAAATGGTGGGGACTGAACCTGCAGTTCTTACTGGTGTTCCTGTTCACATTTGTGCAAGTGATGATCTGTGTGGTTTGGTTGTACAATGCCCCACCAGGGAGTTACAAGAACTATGACATTGATGAGATCATCTTTATCACCTGTAACGAGGGCTCCATGATGGCATTGGGGTTCCTTATTGGGTATACATGCCTGCTGGCAGCTGTTTGTTTCTTCTTTGCCTTCAAGTCTCGGAAACTTCCTGAAAACTTCACAGAGGCCAAGTTCATAACATTTAGCATGCtgatttttttcattgtttggaTTTCCTTCATCCCCGCATACTTCAGCACGTATGGCAAATTTGTCTCAGCGGTTGAGATCATTGCCATTCTGGCATCCAGCTTTAGTTTACTAGCCTGTATCTTTTTCAACAAGGTGTACATCATTCTCCTAAAACCATCCAGAAACACAATTGAGGAGGTGCGCTGTAGCACAGCAGCTCATTCTTTCAAAGCAGCAGCTAAAGCAACACTACGACACAGTTCTGCCTCCAGGAAGAGGTCAAGCAGTGTGGGTGGGTCCTCTGCCTCCTCGCCCGCTTCCTCAATCAGCATGAAGACCAATGGGAATGAAACTGAGTCCTCCTCTACACGGAGACATAGCCAGAAACCAAGGGTGAGCTTTGGAAGTGGAACAGTCAGTCTTTCCTTAAGCTTTGAGGAAGCTAGAAAGAACTCGGTCAAATAA
- the b4galt4 gene encoding beta-1,4-galactosyltransferase 4 encodes MGLFPAMAKIIRKGKCLFLLLLCLCVVVWIATLSNDDTVKPVQEGSNPPEDKSGEVFTMMEMIQSKEERGEVQLSRSCPEHSPLLRGAFKLSFDPSLTTGQVESENGEVVEGQYNPSDCVARQSVAILIPHRNREKHLLYLLYHLHPFLQRQQLHYAIYVIHQAGDATFNRAKLLNVGYLEALKDHSWDCFIFHDVDLVPENDHNLYICEDQPKHLVVGRNSTGYKLRYKGYFGGVSAMTKDQFHKVNGFPNSYWGWGGEDDDLRIRVTLQKMSIIRPSPEVARYTMVFHKRDSGNQINKDRMQLLRHTHQAWKTDGLNSCSYKILSVHRAPLFINITADIGRPEHAH; translated from the exons ATGGGCCTCTTTCCAGCCATGGCCAAGATCATACGGAAGGGGAAGTGTCTGTTTCTTCTACTGTTGTGTCTTTGCGTTGTAGTGTGGATAGCAACATTGTCAAATGATGACACAGTTAAGCCTGTCCAAGAAGGATCAAATCCTCCTGAAGATAAGAGTGGCGAGGTGTTTACTATGATGGAGATGATACAGAGCAAAGAGGAGCGTGGAGAAGTCCAGCTGTCCAGAAGCTGTCCAGAGCACTCACCCCTGCTCC GAGGAGCTTTCAAGCTGTCATTTGATCCCTCGCTGACGACAGGGCAGGTAGAGAGTGAAAACGGGGAGGTCGTGGAGGGTCAGTATAACCCTTCTGACTGTGTGGCCAGGCAGAGTGTGGCTATCCTTATCCCTCACAGAAACAGAGAGAAGCACCTGCTCTACCTCCTCTACCACCTTCACCCATTCTTACAGAGGCAGCAGCTTCACTACGCCATCTATGTCATTCATCAG GCTGGAGATGCTACATTTAACAGGGCAAAGCTATTAAATGTTGGCTACCTCGAGGCTCTGAAAGACCACAGCTGGGACTGTTTCATCTTCCATGATGTTGATCTAGTTCCTGAGAATGATCATAATTTATACATATGTGAGGATCAGCCTAAGCACTTGGTCGTGGGGAGAAATTCCACTGGGTACAA ACTCAGATACAAAGGTTACTTTGGAGGAGTTTCGGCCATGACAAAGGATCAGTTTCACAAGGTGAATGGCTTCCCAAACTCCTATTGGGGCTGGGGTGGAGAGGACGACGACTTGAGAATAAG GGTAACACTGCAGAAAATGTCAATAATCCGTCCATCCCCGGAAGTGGCACGCTACACCATGGTCTTTCACAAGAGGGACAGCGGCAATCAAATCAATAAAGACAG GATGCAGTTGCTACGCCATACTCATCAGGCATGGAAGACTGATGGTTTGAACTCCTGTTCCTACAAGATTTTGTCTGTCCACAGAGCACCACTCTTCATCAACATCACCGCGGACATTGGCCGGCCGGAGCATGCTCATTGA